One region of Aminobacterium colombiense DSM 12261 genomic DNA includes:
- a CDS encoding aldehyde ferredoxin oxidoreductase family protein, with the protein MKMQMVHIDLSTGTIDTFSVEEGVARRFIGGSGLGTYFYFKYSRPEIDPLGAENPLIFMNGPFQGTGIPTSGRHQIVSKSPLTGAHGESDAGGTFGFHLLRGGFYGLIVEGKAEKPVYIVIRNGEVSLRDASLLWGKDSFETEQMLKEEFGGACGVSCIGPAGEKMALIAGIMHDGPHARAAGRCGLGAVMGSKNLKAIVAGGTFRPGLFDEEKVRALSKEKHLLFSQKLAGMTRFGTAGGVSLAEEYGDLPIKNWQQGSWKPEVLSITGEAMADTILTENYGCVACPIRCGREVAFDNIAGAGPEYETIGMLGSNCLVNDLKDIARAADICNRYGLDTISTGAAVAFAMELFERGIVTEKEIGFPLNWGDGKAMIRIVEAMGKREGFGAILSLGTRKAAEIIGHGAERYAIHVKGLDLPAHDPRCYKSLAAGYATSSRGACHLSGYTYACERNATYKDFGITEVLDRTIDDGKGELNVPFQNFMGVLDSLKICKFPILACVSIDDLLTWIHGVTGWEMTREELEETGKRIFTLKRLFNSRCGFTKDDDTLPERILHEPRGTGGAADTLPDLQKQLECYYAARGWDEKGIPTYEQLKKLGIEEFAL; encoded by the coding sequence ATGAAAATGCAAATGGTCCATATCGATCTTTCCACTGGGACAATAGATACGTTCTCAGTGGAAGAGGGGGTAGCTCGCCGTTTCATAGGAGGTTCAGGCCTCGGCACCTATTTTTACTTCAAATATTCCCGTCCGGAAATTGACCCTTTAGGGGCGGAAAACCCGCTTATTTTTATGAATGGACCCTTTCAGGGCACTGGAATACCCACCAGCGGCCGACATCAGATCGTTTCAAAATCTCCCCTGACAGGGGCCCACGGCGAATCAGACGCTGGCGGAACTTTTGGATTTCATCTTTTGCGAGGGGGCTTTTACGGCCTTATTGTGGAGGGGAAAGCTGAAAAGCCTGTCTATATAGTCATTCGCAACGGAGAAGTTTCTCTTCGCGACGCATCTCTTTTATGGGGAAAAGATTCCTTTGAAACCGAACAGATGCTTAAAGAGGAGTTTGGAGGAGCTTGCGGTGTTTCATGCATAGGCCCGGCAGGAGAAAAAATGGCCCTCATAGCAGGAATAATGCACGACGGACCCCATGCTCGAGCTGCTGGTCGATGCGGCCTTGGCGCAGTCATGGGAAGTAAAAATCTAAAAGCCATTGTCGCTGGGGGGACTTTTAGACCAGGCCTGTTCGACGAAGAAAAAGTGCGGGCCCTCTCAAAAGAAAAACACCTTTTATTTTCTCAGAAATTGGCAGGTATGACCCGTTTTGGAACTGCCGGCGGAGTATCCTTGGCCGAAGAATACGGGGATTTGCCCATTAAAAACTGGCAGCAAGGCTCATGGAAACCAGAAGTCTTGTCTATTACGGGTGAAGCCATGGCCGACACAATCCTCACAGAAAATTACGGCTGCGTTGCGTGTCCCATCCGTTGCGGGAGAGAAGTTGCCTTCGATAATATTGCTGGGGCAGGGCCTGAGTACGAAACCATCGGCATGTTGGGAAGCAACTGTCTTGTCAACGATCTGAAAGATATAGCCCGGGCTGCCGATATCTGTAACCGCTACGGCCTCGACACCATCTCGACAGGGGCAGCAGTAGCCTTTGCCATGGAGCTTTTTGAACGGGGCATCGTTACAGAGAAAGAAATCGGATTTCCCCTTAATTGGGGAGACGGAAAGGCCATGATCCGAATAGTGGAAGCCATGGGAAAAAGAGAAGGCTTCGGCGCTATTCTCAGCCTAGGAACCCGCAAGGCAGCTGAAATAATAGGACATGGGGCTGAGCGATATGCAATTCACGTAAAAGGCCTTGACCTTCCTGCCCACGATCCTCGCTGCTACAAAAGCCTGGCTGCCGGATATGCCACATCAAGCCGCGGAGCCTGCCATCTTTCAGGCTACACATACGCCTGTGAACGAAACGCTACTTATAAGGATTTTGGAATTACAGAGGTCCTCGACAGGACCATCGATGACGGGAAAGGAGAACTGAACGTTCCTTTCCAGAACTTTATGGGCGTTCTCGACTCTCTAAAAATATGCAAATTTCCAATCCTTGCCTGTGTCTCCATTGATGATCTCCTTACATGGATTCACGGCGTTACAGGCTGGGAGATGACCAGAGAAGAGCTAGAAGAGACAGGTAAGCGCATCTTTACACTGAAGCGGCTTTTCAACTCCCGGTGCGGCTTCACAAAGGATGACGATACTTTACCAGAACGGATTCTTCACGAACCGCGCGGAACAGGAGGAGCCGCGG
- a CDS encoding cation diffusion facilitator family transporter, which translates to MEFNRGERALLVTSVGFWINLILTIVKYAAGFTAHSGAMIADATHSLSDLVTDVVVFFGFKVVNKPADKDHRYGHGKVETLLASLCGVVLFVAGTGILLEAAHKIIMILRGEALPRPGMLALGAAFLSIVVKELLYRYTAHWAKNINSPALLAKAWDHRSDAFSSIGVLFGIAGARFLGGGGRILDPIAAAAVSFFIIRVSLPIMLESLNELLEGALDRETEERIIALIRESKEIREVHHLRTRRVGPYIAMETHVLVDRSMSLVEAHYIASVVEDRLHQEFGPETLISLHVEPLPERGKDHVDDHVSEHPNHPH; encoded by the coding sequence ATGGAATTCAACCGAGGGGAACGTGCCCTATTAGTGACATCCGTAGGTTTTTGGATTAATCTGATTCTTACCATTGTAAAATATGCGGCAGGATTCACCGCTCATAGCGGAGCCATGATTGCTGACGCTACCCATTCTCTCTCAGATCTTGTTACCGATGTAGTGGTATTTTTCGGTTTTAAAGTGGTCAACAAGCCTGCAGATAAAGATCATCGGTATGGCCATGGAAAGGTGGAAACTCTTTTAGCTTCTTTATGCGGAGTGGTCTTATTTGTGGCAGGCACAGGGATTTTGCTTGAAGCCGCTCATAAAATTATTATGATCTTGAGAGGAGAGGCTCTTCCCCGGCCTGGAATGCTTGCCTTGGGGGCTGCCTTTTTGTCCATTGTGGTAAAAGAACTTCTATACCGATATACAGCCCACTGGGCCAAAAATATAAACAGCCCGGCTCTTTTGGCCAAGGCTTGGGACCATCGTTCCGATGCTTTTTCGTCCATAGGCGTTCTTTTTGGCATCGCAGGGGCCCGTTTTTTAGGAGGCGGAGGCCGCATCCTCGATCCCATTGCGGCAGCTGCTGTAAGTTTTTTTATCATTCGAGTCTCGCTGCCGATAATGCTTGAGAGCTTGAATGAACTTCTTGAGGGAGCTCTCGATAGAGAAACGGAAGAGCGGATCATAGCCCTTATAAGGGAGTCGAAGGAGATTCGCGAAGTCCACCATTTGCGAACTCGTCGGGTCGGTCCCTATATTGCCATGGAAACCCATGTTCTCGTCGATAGGTCTATGAGCCTGGTGGAAGCCCATTATATAGCCTCAGTGGTGGAAGACAGGCTTCATCAGGAGTTTGGGCCGGAAACCCTCATCTCCCTTCATGTTGAACCTCTTCCGGAAAGAGGGAAAGATCACGTTGATGACCACGTGTCGGAACATCCGAACCACCCCCATTAA
- a CDS encoding DnaJ C-terminal domain-containing protein: protein MPVTYKDYYAVLGIDRNATQDDVRKAYRNLAKKYHPDVNKSPGSEERYKEINEAYEVLKDSDKRQRYDTLGNQWREGQTFTPPPEWGQGGTFRMDFGEGGGSDFSEFFKTIFGGFGGVQGGAEDFFFRGAPRRRKGEDIEVQMELTLSDVICRDSKTISLERYEIGADGRRIPRTQTLTINFPQGITDGSRIRLPGKGGQGMGEGPNGDLYITIKLRKDPHFQVDQYDLTTVMRVSPWEAALGTSLSVKTLQGVVSMKLPAGTQSGQRLRLRGKGLPRRKGAQPGNLYVIVEIAVPKSLSQKERELFEELAKVSSFNPRGMKDQ from the coding sequence ATGCCTGTAACATATAAAGATTACTACGCTGTTCTCGGGATTGATCGCAACGCCACCCAGGATGATGTTCGCAAGGCCTATCGTAATTTAGCGAAAAAGTACCATCCTGATGTAAACAAATCGCCGGGAAGTGAAGAGCGGTACAAAGAGATCAACGAAGCCTATGAAGTGCTTAAGGATTCTGATAAACGTCAGAGGTACGATACTTTAGGCAATCAGTGGAGAGAGGGCCAAACCTTTACTCCTCCGCCAGAATGGGGACAGGGTGGCACTTTCCGCATGGATTTTGGTGAAGGAGGGGGCTCTGACTTCAGTGAATTCTTCAAGACCATTTTTGGAGGTTTTGGAGGTGTCCAGGGCGGGGCTGAGGACTTTTTCTTCAGAGGTGCGCCTCGGCGCCGCAAGGGGGAAGATATTGAAGTTCAGATGGAGCTGACTCTCTCAGATGTGATTTGCCGTGATTCCAAGACTATTTCGCTAGAACGGTATGAGATTGGGGCTGATGGCCGGCGGATTCCTCGAACTCAGACTCTTACTATCAACTTCCCCCAGGGTATTACCGACGGCAGCCGGATACGCCTTCCCGGAAAAGGGGGCCAGGGAATGGGCGAGGGGCCAAATGGAGATCTCTATATCACGATAAAGCTGAGAAAGGATCCACACTTTCAAGTGGATCAATATGATTTGACCACTGTCATGCGCGTTTCACCCTGGGAAGCGGCATTAGGAACCTCCCTTTCGGTGAAAACTCTTCAGGGAGTGGTGAGTATGAAGCTTCCGGCAGGAACACAGAGCGGGCAGCGTCTTCGCTTGAGGGGGAAAGGACTGCCGCGAAGGAAAGGAGCTCAGCCTGGAAACTTATATGTGATCGTAGAGATCGCTGTTCCTAAAAGCTTGTCACAAAAGGAGCGGGAGCTCTTTGAAGAGTTGGCGAAAGTTTCATCCTTTAACCCTCGCGGCATGAAAGATCAATGA
- the pbpC gene encoding penicillin-binding protein 1C translates to MEARSPLNKKWRKGLVLGGALLFLLWVSPLLIPLHIEKVREWPTSPILLDEKLRPFFVSLSSSSEWCIPISYEQMGAWLPHIAVAIEDRKFWSHHGVDFFAIARAGLQNIRAKKVVSGASTITSQVIRLSISRPRTIPMKIAEFLQAMKLERLLSKKEILEIYLNRAPFGSNIRGVEAASRIWFGKPAATLNVEEAALLIGMLRGPSLFRPDRNPKRAMTLRNQILAAIADQKLISKSFAAKRAGTPLPDQTYSMPALAFHFAHQVLSQSEALVITTTLDMQLQKRAEHVIQRTLSGLPPSITGAAMVVHNPTGAILAYVGNGRLGTKQWGSWIDCCQALRSPGSALKPFVYLEAFRRGLLTPSSLLVDSPLSFGGLAPRNFDLTYRGPVSARKALALSLNVPAVRVLRTVGTETLLQTLRAAGIASLTHEPSHYGDSLILGGCETTVTQMALAYETLANLGIQRPLQMVKENDAPYEKRIFDEASCFLIADILRDPGRLLPVHQEGMANQNMSIAFKTGTSYGLRDAWTAAYTPEHTIVVWFGDPAGFPHPLLTGLKIASSAAIEMIQAATKGKCKWYMPPAALAQREVCALSGLPPTKNCPAHRMDWYIPGISRNDRCSIHQKGKGQPDIPLTQEPQKLTITSPLPQSQFFLTPEGRGQKIALRCEGSKDILFWYLDNEFFGQSKAPKELFWKLSPGRHSISVMDEQGRSDSISIEVLSLSSPKPQSAPLLELH, encoded by the coding sequence ATGGAGGCACGCTCACCATTGAATAAAAAATGGCGTAAAGGGCTGGTCCTGGGCGGAGCTCTCCTTTTTCTCCTCTGGGTCAGCCCTCTTCTCATACCATTACATATTGAAAAGGTCAGAGAATGGCCAACTTCACCTATCCTTCTCGATGAAAAGCTGCGTCCTTTTTTCGTGAGCCTTTCTTCCTCTTCAGAATGGTGCATTCCCATATCTTACGAACAAATGGGCGCTTGGCTCCCCCATATCGCCGTAGCTATTGAAGACCGCAAATTCTGGTCTCACCATGGCGTAGATTTTTTTGCCATTGCCCGGGCAGGATTGCAAAACATCCGAGCTAAGAAAGTCGTTTCCGGTGCCTCTACTATCACAAGCCAGGTCATCCGCCTCTCTATTTCAAGGCCGCGAACCATCCCCATGAAAATAGCGGAGTTCCTTCAGGCCATGAAACTGGAAAGACTTCTTTCAAAAAAAGAAATTCTTGAAATCTATCTCAATAGAGCGCCTTTCGGAAGCAACATTCGAGGGGTAGAAGCAGCGAGCCGAATCTGGTTTGGCAAGCCGGCCGCCACCCTTAACGTAGAAGAAGCGGCCCTCCTCATCGGCATGCTCCGAGGCCCCTCCCTATTCAGGCCGGACAGAAACCCCAAGAGAGCCATGACGCTCCGAAACCAGATATTGGCCGCTATTGCGGATCAAAAACTCATATCAAAAAGTTTCGCCGCGAAAAGGGCTGGAACCCCACTTCCAGACCAAACCTATTCCATGCCAGCCTTGGCCTTCCATTTTGCCCACCAAGTGCTCTCTCAGTCTGAAGCTCTTGTCATTACAACAACCCTGGACATGCAACTTCAGAAGCGAGCAGAGCATGTTATTCAGAGAACCCTTAGCGGCCTCCCCCCTTCTATTACTGGAGCCGCCATGGTCGTTCATAATCCCACTGGCGCTATCCTGGCCTATGTAGGGAATGGGCGGCTGGGAACAAAACAGTGGGGGAGCTGGATTGACTGCTGTCAGGCTCTGCGTTCACCAGGTTCAGCCCTTAAACCCTTTGTCTATCTCGAAGCTTTCAGAAGAGGTCTTCTTACCCCTTCTTCCCTTCTTGTGGACTCGCCTCTTTCCTTCGGCGGCCTCGCTCCCCGAAACTTTGACCTTACCTACCGGGGTCCCGTTTCAGCAAGAAAAGCCCTCGCCCTTTCACTGAACGTTCCGGCTGTGAGAGTTCTTCGCACCGTAGGGACAGAGACTCTTCTTCAAACACTGCGAGCTGCCGGCATTGCATCCCTCACTCACGAACCGTCCCATTATGGGGATTCCCTGATTCTCGGAGGGTGCGAAACCACTGTAACCCAAATGGCCCTGGCCTACGAAACCCTGGCCAATTTAGGCATTCAACGCCCCCTTCAAATGGTAAAGGAAAATGATGCTCCCTACGAAAAACGGATTTTTGACGAGGCGAGCTGCTTTCTTATTGCAGATATATTAAGGGATCCAGGCCGTTTACTTCCTGTACATCAGGAGGGAATGGCCAACCAGAATATGTCCATAGCCTTTAAAACGGGAACATCCTACGGATTGAGGGATGCCTGGACCGCAGCCTATACCCCTGAACATACGATAGTTGTCTGGTTTGGAGACCCCGCGGGTTTCCCCCATCCTCTTCTTACGGGGTTAAAAATTGCGTCTTCCGCCGCCATAGAAATGATCCAGGCCGCCACAAAAGGAAAATGTAAGTGGTACATGCCCCCTGCCGCTCTTGCCCAACGAGAGGTCTGCGCCCTTTCAGGCCTTCCTCCCACAAAAAATTGCCCCGCCCACAGAATGGACTGGTACATTCCAGGCATTTCAAGAAACGACCGCTGCTCCATTCACCAAAAAGGCAAAGGACAGCCAGATATACCCCTTACTCAAGAACCGCAGAAACTAACTATCACATCGCCTCTGCCCCAATCTCAATTCTTTCTCACCCCCGAAGGAAGGGGACAAAAGATAGCCCTCCGATGTGAAGGAAGCAAGGATATTCTTTTCTGGTATTTGGATAATGAGTTTTTCGGGCAAAGCAAAGCCCCGAAAGAGCTCTTCTGGAAGCTCTCTCCGGGGCGTCATAGTATTTCTGTAATGGATGAGCAGGGGCGAAGCGATTCCATATCTATTGAAGTTCTTTCTCTTTCTTCTCCCAAACCTCAGTCTGCCCCTCTCCTTGAACTTCATTGA